In Streptomyces chartreusis NRRL 3882, the following are encoded in one genomic region:
- a CDS encoding PP2C family protein-serine/threonine phosphatase, whose protein sequence is MTDSAIDYTAVFQALPGMVALLTPELVYADVNEEFVRVSGRSREQLVGHYLFDVFPDNPNDPASTGMRNLEASLYRVLATGERDAMALQRYDVEDPERPGEWQERYWSPVNAPLLGPDGKVALILHRVEEVTELIRARGRSGGGRGGRSRVLEAELYTRARELQELNERLRQAHSREREVAMVLQEAMLPDRRQVSHHHRAAVRYRPAVGALNVCGDWYDLVDLVGGHRVGVSVGDVVGHGLEAAGVMGQLRSALSAASRVAEGPAQALDVLGRYAHVVEGAESATAVTTFIDFDRHTITYSSAGHLPPVLVHPGGRAEFLDQATDTPLDARPDPIPRPQAETSFTPGATLTLYTDGLVERRGEDIDTGLTRLADALYRNREQDPERLADTVLLELLPPGGATDDTALIIVRL, encoded by the coding sequence ATGACGGACTCGGCGATCGATTACACGGCGGTGTTCCAGGCCCTGCCCGGCATGGTGGCGCTGCTGACGCCCGAGCTGGTGTACGCGGACGTCAACGAGGAGTTCGTCCGGGTGTCCGGCCGCTCCCGCGAGCAGCTGGTCGGCCACTACCTGTTCGACGTCTTCCCGGACAACCCCAACGACCCGGCCTCGACGGGCATGCGCAACCTGGAGGCCTCGCTGTACCGGGTCCTGGCGACCGGGGAGCGTGACGCCATGGCCCTCCAGCGCTACGACGTCGAGGATCCCGAGCGGCCCGGGGAGTGGCAGGAGCGCTACTGGAGTCCGGTGAACGCGCCGCTGCTCGGCCCCGACGGCAAGGTGGCGCTGATCCTGCACCGGGTCGAGGAGGTCACCGAGCTGATCCGGGCCCGGGGCCGCTCGGGGGGAGGCCGGGGCGGCCGGTCCAGGGTCCTGGAAGCCGAGCTGTACACCCGGGCCCGCGAGCTCCAGGAGCTCAACGAGCGGCTGCGTCAGGCGCACTCCCGGGAGCGGGAGGTGGCCATGGTCCTCCAGGAGGCGATGCTGCCCGACCGCCGTCAGGTCAGCCACCACCACCGGGCCGCCGTCCGGTACCGGCCCGCCGTGGGCGCGCTCAACGTGTGCGGGGACTGGTACGACCTGGTCGACCTGGTCGGCGGCCACCGGGTCGGCGTGTCCGTGGGCGACGTGGTCGGGCACGGGCTGGAGGCCGCCGGCGTCATGGGCCAGCTGCGCAGCGCGCTCAGCGCGGCCTCCCGGGTCGCCGAGGGCCCGGCCCAGGCCCTGGACGTGCTGGGGCGTTACGCCCATGTGGTCGAAGGAGCGGAGTCGGCGACCGCCGTGACGACCTTCATCGACTTCGACCGGCACACCATCACCTACAGCAGCGCCGGCCACCTCCCGCCCGTACTGGTCCACCCCGGTGGCCGCGCCGAGTTCCTCGACCAGGCCACCGACACGCCGCTCGACGCCCGCCCCGACCCGATCCCGAGACCACAGGCCGAGACGTCCTTCACGCCGGGTGCCACACTCACGCTCTACACCGACGGCCTGGTCGAGCGGCGCGGCGAGGACATCGACACCGGCCTGACCCGTCTCGCCGACGCCCTGTACCGGAACCGGGAGCAGGATCCCGAGCGCCTCGCCGACACGGTGCTGCTGGAACTGCTGCCGCCCGGCGGCGCCACCGACGACACCGCGCTGATCATCGTGCGGCTGTGA
- a CDS encoding SpoIIE family protein phosphatase: MGAHEEYGVARQRFDVADAAPLLLDPQGVVTGWTSEARRLLAYPAAEAVGRKLADLLTAEDAQRVPDLVERCRRDGGWTGLLTARHRDGQPVRVAARITSAEEAHGASRWLVLLSELADAPGWDMSRTVLERMVADAPVGIAIVDTDLRFVWSNAALEQFGGGPPPRRLGLRFADVQPGLDAQAVEAQMRHVLETGEAVVGYEHVGHVVSAPLRETAHMLSFTRLDDDRGRPMGVYYTVVDMTERHRARQRLALLDRANEKIGRSLDLMRTAQELADVAVPGLADLVTVDLLETVLRGAEVTPGPLADADSVALRRAGHRSVEAGVPEAVVGIGEVATYPAGSPPVRCLTTGRAWHAERLDPSARVWVTDVPGGRRSTFSELGLHSVMVVPIRARGTTLGITTFFRQRRMPFDEEDLRLAEDLVSRAAVCVDNARRYTRERDAALVLQRSLLPHRLPEQDAVEVAACYRPADELTGLGGDWYDLIPLSGARVALVVGEVPGHGIDAAAAMGQLRTAVRTLAAQDLPPEEVLAHLDDLVARSAREDGAEPGTAGSAGQQCVGSGCVYVVYDPVDGGCAMAAAGHPVPAVVLPDGSVTFVDLPQGPPLGVGGPPFEAVELSLAEGSTLALHTDGLLARAETWAVDAGRERLRGALEGAGPLEAHCRNVVDALVPARPYDDVALLMARTKRLGTEQVAAWDLDPDPALVADARRMATRQLARWGLQELAFTTELVVSELVTNAIRHATGPIRLRLIRERALVCEVFDSGATAPHLRHPRTTDEGGRGLLLVSQLTQRWGTRFVPDGKIIWAEQSLTELAELPVAALLE; the protein is encoded by the coding sequence GTGGGCGCACACGAGGAGTACGGCGTTGCCCGGCAGCGGTTCGACGTGGCCGACGCCGCGCCCCTGTTGCTCGATCCGCAGGGCGTGGTGACGGGCTGGACCAGCGAGGCCCGGCGGCTGCTGGCGTACCCGGCTGCCGAGGCGGTCGGCAGGAAGCTGGCGGATCTGCTGACCGCCGAGGACGCGCAGCGCGTGCCGGACCTGGTCGAGCGGTGCCGCAGGGACGGCGGCTGGACGGGGCTGCTGACGGCCCGCCACAGGGACGGGCAGCCGGTGAGGGTCGCGGCCCGGATCACCTCGGCCGAGGAGGCGCACGGCGCCTCACGCTGGCTGGTGCTGCTGTCGGAGCTGGCCGACGCGCCCGGCTGGGACATGAGCCGCACGGTGCTGGAACGGATGGTGGCCGACGCCCCGGTCGGTATCGCGATCGTGGACACGGACCTGCGTTTCGTGTGGTCGAACGCCGCCCTGGAGCAGTTCGGCGGCGGACCGCCGCCCCGGCGTCTCGGGCTGCGCTTCGCGGACGTCCAGCCGGGCCTGGACGCCCAGGCGGTCGAGGCGCAGATGCGGCACGTGCTGGAGACCGGCGAGGCCGTGGTCGGGTACGAGCACGTCGGCCATGTGGTGTCGGCGCCGCTGCGCGAGACCGCGCACATGCTGTCGTTCACCCGGCTCGACGACGACCGGGGCCGCCCGATGGGCGTGTACTACACGGTCGTCGACATGACCGAGCGGCACCGCGCCCGGCAGCGGCTGGCGCTCCTCGACCGCGCCAACGAGAAGATCGGCCGCAGCCTGGACCTCATGCGCACCGCGCAGGAACTGGCCGACGTGGCCGTGCCGGGACTGGCCGACCTCGTCACCGTGGACCTGCTGGAGACGGTGCTGCGGGGCGCCGAGGTGACGCCCGGACCGCTCGCGGACGCCGACTCGGTGGCGCTGCGCCGGGCGGGCCACCGGTCCGTGGAGGCGGGCGTCCCGGAGGCCGTCGTCGGGATCGGCGAGGTCGCGACGTACCCGGCCGGGTCGCCCCCGGTCCGCTGTCTGACCACGGGACGGGCCTGGCACGCGGAGCGGCTCGATCCGTCGGCCCGGGTGTGGGTCACGGACGTCCCGGGCGGCCGGCGGTCCACGTTCTCGGAGCTGGGCCTGCACAGCGTGATGGTCGTGCCGATCCGGGCGCGCGGCACCACCCTGGGCATCACCACCTTCTTCCGGCAGCGCCGGATGCCCTTCGACGAGGAGGACCTGCGGCTGGCCGAGGACCTCGTCTCCCGCGCGGCCGTCTGCGTGGACAACGCCCGGCGCTACACGCGCGAGCGCGACGCCGCGCTCGTCCTCCAGCGCAGTCTGCTCCCCCACCGGCTGCCCGAGCAGGACGCGGTCGAGGTGGCCGCGTGCTACCGGCCGGCCGACGAGCTGACCGGTCTGGGCGGCGACTGGTACGACCTCATCCCGCTGTCAGGAGCGCGCGTCGCGCTCGTCGTGGGTGAGGTGCCCGGGCACGGCATCGACGCCGCCGCGGCCATGGGGCAGTTGCGGACGGCCGTACGGACGCTGGCCGCTCAGGATCTGCCGCCCGAGGAGGTGCTGGCGCACCTCGACGACCTGGTCGCGCGGTCGGCCCGGGAAGACGGCGCCGAACCGGGCACGGCGGGCTCCGCGGGCCAGCAGTGTGTGGGCTCCGGGTGTGTGTACGTCGTCTACGACCCGGTCGACGGCGGGTGCGCGATGGCCGCGGCGGGCCATCCCGTGCCGGCCGTGGTCCTGCCCGACGGCTCGGTCACGTTCGTCGATCTCCCGCAGGGGCCGCCGCTCGGCGTGGGCGGGCCGCCCTTCGAGGCGGTCGAGCTGTCGCTCGCGGAGGGCAGCACCCTCGCCCTGCACACGGACGGGCTGCTGGCCCGGGCCGAGACCTGGGCCGTCGACGCCGGCCGGGAACGGCTGCGTGGGGCGCTGGAAGGGGCCGGCCCGCTCGAGGCGCACTGCCGGAACGTCGTCGACGCGCTGGTCCCGGCGCGCCCGTACGACGACGTGGCCCTGCTGATGGCCCGGACGAAACGCCTCGGCACGGAGCAGGTCGCGGCCTGGGACCTGGACCCCGACCCGGCCCTCGTCGCCGACGCCCGCCGCATGGCCACCCGGCAACTTGCCCGCTGGGGGCTTCAGGAGCTGGCGTTCACCACGGAACTGGTGGTGAGCGAGCTGGTCACCAACGCCATCCGGCACGCCACCGGGCCCATCCGGCTCCGTCTGATCCGGGAGCGCGCCCTGGTCTGCGAGGTCTTCGACAGCGGCGCCACCGCGCCCCATCTGCGCCATCCCCGTACGACGGACGAGGGCGGGCGCGGTCTGCTGCTGGTCTCCCAGCTGACCCAGCGGTGGGGCACGCGGTTCGTCCCCGACGGGAAGATCATCTGGGCGGAGCAGTCCCTGACGGAGCTCGCCGAGCTGCCCGTGGCGGCGCTCCTCGAGTGA
- the rocD gene encoding ornithine--oxo-acid transaminase, protein MTAPVRTDDSQGARDPRESRGSQDLIRAEEPVLAHNYHPLPVVVARAEGTWVEDVEGRRYLDMLAGYSALNFGHRHPALIEAAHRQLDRLTLTSRAFHNDRLAEFAERLAALTGMDMVLPMNTGAEAVESGVKVARKWAYDVKGVPADRATIVVAADNFHGRTTTIVSFSTDETARAGFGPFTPGFRIVPYNDLAALEAAVDETTAAVLIEPIQGEAGVIVPDDGYLAGVRELTRRKGCLFVADEIQSGLGRTGSTLAVEHESVVPDVVLLGKALGGGIVPVSAVVGRREVLGVLHPGEHGSTFGGNPLAAAVGTAVVELLETGGFQRRATELGAVLRDGLTGLVGKGVVGFRSRGLWAGVDIDPALGTGREISERLMREGILAKDTHGSTIRLAPPLTITGEELEGALGSLEKVLR, encoded by the coding sequence ATGACCGCACCCGTCCGCACCGACGACTCGCAGGGGGCCCGTGACCCGCGGGAGAGCCGTGGCTCGCAGGACCTGATCCGCGCGGAGGAGCCGGTCCTCGCGCACAATTACCACCCGCTGCCCGTGGTCGTCGCGCGCGCCGAGGGCACCTGGGTGGAGGACGTGGAGGGGCGGCGGTACCTCGACATGCTGGCCGGCTACTCGGCGCTCAACTTCGGGCACCGGCACCCGGCGCTGATCGAGGCGGCCCATCGCCAGCTCGACCGGCTGACCCTGACCTCGCGGGCCTTCCACAACGACCGGCTCGCCGAGTTCGCCGAGCGGCTGGCGGCGCTGACCGGTATGGACATGGTGCTGCCCATGAACACCGGTGCGGAGGCGGTGGAGAGCGGGGTGAAGGTGGCCCGCAAGTGGGCGTACGACGTCAAGGGCGTCCCGGCGGACCGGGCGACGATCGTGGTCGCCGCGGACAACTTCCACGGCCGTACGACGACGATCGTCAGCTTCTCCACGGACGAGACGGCCCGGGCGGGCTTCGGGCCCTTCACACCCGGCTTCCGGATCGTGCCGTACAACGACCTGGCCGCGCTGGAGGCGGCGGTCGACGAGACGACGGCGGCGGTGCTGATCGAGCCGATCCAGGGCGAGGCCGGGGTGATCGTCCCGGACGACGGCTATCTGGCCGGCGTGCGTGAGCTGACCCGCCGCAAGGGGTGCCTGTTCGTCGCCGACGAGATCCAGTCCGGGCTCGGCCGTACGGGCAGCACGCTGGCGGTCGAGCACGAGTCGGTCGTGCCGGACGTGGTGCTGCTGGGCAAGGCGCTGGGCGGCGGCATCGTGCCGGTGTCGGCGGTGGTCGGGCGCCGGGAGGTACTCGGGGTGCTGCACCCCGGGGAGCACGGGTCGACGTTCGGCGGCAACCCGCTGGCGGCCGCGGTCGGCACGGCGGTGGTCGAGCTGCTGGAGACCGGCGGGTTCCAGCGCCGCGCGACCGAGCTGGGCGCGGTCCTGCGGGACGGTCTGACCGGTCTGGTCGGCAAGGGCGTCGTCGGCTTCCGCTCGCGGGGGCTGTGGGCGGGCGTCGACATCGATCCCGCGCTCGGCACGGGCCGGGAGATCAGCGAACGCCTCATGCGGGAGGGAATCCTGGCCAAGGACACCCACGGCTCCACGATCCGCCTGGCCCCACCGCTCACCATCACGGGCGAGGAGCTCGAAGGGGCGCTCGGGTCGCTGGAGAAGGTACTGCGGTAA
- the ddaH gene encoding dimethylargininase produces the protein MPDSRVPRRRRYLVCEPRHFAVQYAINPWMHPDEPVDVIRALDQWQALVDTYRAHGHTVDTVKPVPGLPDMVFAANAAVVVDGRVFGSLFHAPERRPESVPYEAWFKAEGHEVYHPESVCEGEGDLVPAGRWILAGTGFRTTREAHSEVQEYFGVPVISLTLVDPYFYHLDTALFVLDEENIAYYPEAFSPGSREVLARLYPDAVLATREDAMAFGLNSVSDGRHVFISPGATALAGRLADRGYVPVPVDLSEFQKAGGGIKCCTQEIREIRS, from the coding sequence GTGCCCGACTCCCGTGTGCCGCGCCGGCGGCGCTACCTCGTCTGCGAACCCAGACACTTCGCCGTGCAGTACGCGATCAACCCGTGGATGCATCCCGACGAACCCGTCGACGTCATCCGCGCCCTGGACCAGTGGCAGGCGCTGGTCGACACCTATCGTGCCCACGGCCATACCGTGGACACTGTGAAACCCGTGCCCGGTCTGCCCGACATGGTCTTCGCCGCGAACGCGGCGGTCGTCGTCGACGGCCGCGTCTTCGGCTCCCTCTTCCACGCGCCCGAGCGCCGCCCCGAATCGGTGCCGTACGAGGCGTGGTTCAAGGCCGAGGGCCACGAGGTCTATCACCCCGAGTCGGTGTGCGAGGGGGAGGGCGACCTGGTGCCGGCCGGCCGCTGGATCCTGGCCGGGACGGGCTTCCGTACCACCCGGGAGGCACACAGCGAGGTGCAGGAGTACTTCGGGGTGCCGGTGATCAGCCTGACGCTGGTGGACCCGTACTTCTACCACCTGGACACGGCGCTGTTCGTCCTGGACGAGGAGAACATCGCCTACTACCCCGAGGCGTTCTCGCCGGGCAGCCGCGAGGTGCTGGCCCGGCTGTACCCGGACGCGGTGCTCGCCACCCGCGAGGACGCGATGGCGTTCGGGCTCAACTCCGTCTCCGACGGACGGCACGTGTTCATCTCACCGGGGGCGACGGCCCTGGCCGGCCGGCTCGCCGACCGTGGTTACGTCCCCGTCCCCGTCGACCTGTCCGAGTTCCAGAAGGCCGGTGGCGGCATCAAGTGCTGCACCCAGGAGATCCGGGAGATCCGCTCATGA
- a CDS encoding Lrp/AsnC family transcriptional regulator, giving the protein MNSRSTPFDELDRKIITALMANARTSFAEIGTAIGLSATAVKRRVDRLRETGVITGFTATVKPSALGWRTEAYVEVYCEGAAPPRRLAEVVRDYPEITAAMTVTGGADALLHVRARDVEHFEEVLERIRQEPFIRKTISVMVLSHLLPESPEAGASHPAPEEAPGGAADVR; this is encoded by the coding sequence ATGAACAGCAGGTCCACGCCGTTCGACGAACTCGACCGGAAGATCATCACCGCGTTGATGGCGAACGCCCGGACGTCCTTCGCCGAGATCGGCACGGCGATCGGGCTGTCCGCCACGGCGGTCAAGCGCCGGGTCGACCGGTTGCGGGAGACGGGCGTGATCACCGGGTTCACGGCCACGGTGAAGCCGTCGGCGCTGGGCTGGCGGACCGAGGCCTACGTCGAGGTGTACTGCGAGGGCGCGGCCCCGCCGCGGCGGCTCGCGGAGGTCGTGCGCGACTACCCGGAGATCACCGCGGCGATGACCGTGACCGGTGGTGCGGACGCGCTGCTGCATGTGCGGGCGCGGGACGTGGAGCACTTCGAGGAGGTGCTGGAGCGGATCCGCCAGGAGCCGTTCATCCGGAAGACCATCAGCGTGATGGTGCTGTCCCATCTGCTTCCGGAGAGCCCGGAGGCGGGTGCCAGCCACCCGGCGCCGGAGGAGGCCCCGGGCGGCGCAGCAGACGTGCGCTGA
- a CDS encoding LytR/AlgR family response regulator transcription factor, translated as MLRALAVDDERPSLEELLYLLQADPRIGSAEGAGDATEALRRINRALESGPGGPEAIDVVFLDIQMPGLDGLDLARLLTGFARPPLVVFVTAHEDFAVQAFDLKAVDYVLKPVRKERLAEAVRRAAELRGTAPRIPVSEPDPDHIPVELGGVTRFVAVDDITHVEAQGDYARLHTDKGSHLVRIPLSTLEERWRSRGFVRIHRRHLVALRHIGELRLDAGTVSVLVGSEELQVSRRHARELRDLLMRRT; from the coding sequence ATGCTGCGCGCCCTGGCTGTCGACGACGAACGCCCCTCGCTGGAGGAACTGCTCTACCTGCTGCAGGCGGACCCCCGCATCGGCAGCGCGGAGGGCGCCGGCGACGCGACCGAGGCGCTGCGCCGCATCAACCGGGCCCTGGAGTCCGGCCCGGGCGGGCCCGAGGCGATCGACGTCGTCTTCCTCGACATCCAGATGCCCGGCCTCGACGGCCTCGACCTGGCCCGGCTGCTCACCGGGTTCGCCCGGCCGCCGCTCGTCGTGTTCGTCACCGCCCACGAGGACTTCGCCGTGCAGGCCTTCGACCTCAAGGCCGTCGACTACGTCCTCAAGCCCGTCCGCAAGGAACGGCTCGCCGAGGCCGTACGGCGCGCCGCCGAGCTCCGCGGCACCGCACCCCGCATCCCCGTGAGCGAACCCGATCCCGACCACATACCCGTCGAGCTCGGCGGCGTGACCCGCTTCGTCGCCGTCGACGACATCACCCACGTCGAGGCCCAGGGCGACTACGCCCGGCTGCACACCGACAAGGGCAGCCACCTGGTCCGCATCCCGCTGTCCACCCTGGAGGAGCGCTGGCGCTCCCGCGGCTTCGTCCGCATCCACCGCCGCCACCTCGTCGCCCTGCGCCACATCGGCGAACTCCGCCTCGACGCGGGCACCGTCAGCGTCCTCGTCGGCTCCGAGGAACTCCAGGTCAGCCGGCGCCACGCGCGCGAACTGCGCGACCTGCTCATGAGGAGGACGTGA
- a CDS encoding cation acetate symporter gives MNSNYAVPAVALVVVATVLVGAFGLRISRTTSDFYVASRTVGPRLNAAAISGEYLSAASFLGIAGLVLVQGPDMLWYPVGYTAGYLVLLLFVAAPLRRSGAYTLPDFAEARLASQAVRRLAGAFVVGVGWLYLLPQLQGAGLTLTVLTGAPDWLGGVIVAVVVTATVAAGGMRSITFVQAFQYWLKLTALLVPALFLVLAWQSDGAPRHAFDEPATFREQRVVRVGDSIDLKLDRPLTVTVTGTVDGRTHTGTRLDLPAGTHRVERGTRLTFAEGAAVPEAQRSGGGDLSPAQAESREERPLYATYGLILATFLGTMGLPHVVVRFYTSPHGVAARRTTVVVLGLVGAFYLLPPLYGALGRLYAPELTLTGDTDAAVLLLPDRIIGGVGGDLLGALVAGGAFAAFLSTASGLTMAVAGVLTQDVLPARGVRHFRLGTVLAMAMPLAASVLVGGLPVADAVGLAFAVSASSFCPLLVLGIWWRRLTPPGAAAGMLVGGGSALLAVAATMAGYPGKGALHALLAWPALWSVPLGFLTMILVSLATPGRVPPATAAVLARFHLPEELRTEVTA, from the coding sequence ATGAACTCCAACTACGCCGTCCCCGCCGTCGCCCTGGTCGTCGTCGCGACGGTCCTGGTCGGCGCCTTCGGCCTGCGCATCTCCCGCACGACCTCCGACTTCTACGTCGCCTCCCGCACCGTCGGCCCCCGCCTCAACGCCGCCGCCATCAGCGGCGAGTACCTCTCCGCCGCCTCCTTCCTGGGTATAGCGGGCCTGGTCCTGGTCCAGGGGCCCGACATGCTCTGGTACCCGGTCGGCTACACCGCCGGCTACCTGGTCCTGCTCCTCTTCGTCGCGGCCCCGCTGCGTCGCTCCGGCGCCTACACCCTCCCCGACTTCGCGGAGGCCCGCCTCGCCTCCCAGGCCGTGCGGCGGCTGGCCGGTGCCTTCGTCGTCGGTGTCGGCTGGCTGTATCTGCTGCCCCAGCTCCAGGGCGCGGGACTCACCCTGACCGTGCTGACCGGGGCGCCCGACTGGCTCGGCGGAGTGATCGTCGCCGTCGTCGTGACCGCCACCGTCGCCGCCGGCGGCATGCGCAGCATCACCTTCGTCCAGGCCTTCCAGTACTGGCTGAAGCTCACCGCGCTGCTCGTCCCCGCCCTGTTCCTGGTCCTCGCCTGGCAGAGCGACGGAGCTCCCCGCCACGCCTTCGACGAACCGGCCACCTTCCGCGAGCAGCGCGTCGTCCGCGTCGGCGACAGCATCGACCTGAAACTGGACCGGCCCCTCACCGTCACGGTCACCGGCACCGTGGACGGCCGTACGCACACCGGTACCCGCCTCGATCTCCCCGCCGGCACCCACCGCGTCGAACGCGGCACCCGGCTCACGTTCGCCGAGGGGGCGGCCGTCCCCGAGGCGCAGCGCAGCGGCGGCGGCGACCTGTCGCCCGCACAGGCCGAGAGCCGCGAGGAACGCCCGCTGTACGCCACGTACGGGCTGATCCTCGCCACGTTCCTCGGCACCATGGGCCTGCCGCACGTCGTGGTCCGCTTCTACACCAGCCCGCACGGCGTCGCGGCCCGCCGCACCACCGTCGTGGTCCTCGGCCTGGTCGGCGCCTTCTACCTCCTGCCACCCCTCTACGGCGCCCTCGGCCGCCTCTACGCACCCGAACTCACCCTCACCGGCGACACGGACGCCGCCGTCCTTCTGCTGCCCGACCGCATCATCGGGGGAGTGGGCGGCGACCTCCTGGGCGCGCTGGTGGCGGGCGGCGCCTTCGCCGCGTTCCTGTCCACGGCCTCGGGGCTCACCATGGCCGTCGCGGGCGTGCTCACCCAGGACGTCCTGCCCGCGCGCGGCGTACGGCACTTCCGGCTCGGGACCGTCCTCGCGATGGCCATGCCGCTCGCGGCGAGCGTCCTGGTCGGCGGGCTCCCGGTGGCCGACGCGGTGGGGCTCGCCTTCGCCGTGTCCGCGTCGTCGTTCTGCCCGCTGCTCGTCCTCGGCATCTGGTGGCGGCGGCTCACCCCGCCCGGCGCGGCCGCCGGCATGCTGGTCGGCGGCGGCTCGGCCCTGCTCGCCGTCGCCGCGACCATGGCGGGCTACCCGGGAAAGGGCGCGCTGCACGCCCTGCTCGCCTGGCCCGCGCTCTGGTCGGTGCCGCTGGGCTTCCTCACCATGATCCTGGTGTCCCTGGCCACCCCCGGCCGGGTGCCGCCGGCCACGGCGGCGGTCCTGGCCCGGTTCCACCTGCCCGAGGAACTGCGCACGGAGGTGACGGCATGA
- a CDS encoding sensor histidine kinase, producing MSGFLAGLCVAVLPVLAVGVWLGRRTARPKSLGGLGTPVEHATFETLHTASLAAPPLRAGLTEETARKSARKLRSLLGTDALCLTDRKQVLVWDGDGAHHRSEIMGRLAGPLETGRGEAFQLTCDLLDCPVRWAVVAPLTVDDRVHGALVACAPRESAVLVRAAGEVARWVSVQLELADLDQSRTRLIEAEIKALRAQISPHFIFNSLAVIASFVRTDPERARELLLEFADFTRYSFRRHGDFTTLADELHAIDHYLALVRARFGDRLSVTLQIAPEVLPVALPFLCLQPLVENAVKHGLEGKAVSSGKCHIQITAQDAGAEALVVIEDDGAGMDPDLLGRILAREVSPSGGIGLSNVDDRLRQVYGDDHGLVIETAMGAGMKITVRLPKYQPGVHSAGRLTRE from the coding sequence ATGAGCGGATTCCTGGCCGGCCTGTGCGTCGCCGTGCTCCCGGTCCTGGCCGTGGGAGTCTGGCTGGGCCGCCGCACGGCACGCCCCAAGAGCCTCGGCGGCCTGGGCACCCCCGTCGAACACGCCACCTTCGAGACCCTGCACACCGCCTCCCTCGCCGCACCCCCGCTGCGGGCCGGGCTGACGGAGGAGACGGCCCGCAAGTCCGCCCGCAAACTGCGCTCCCTGCTCGGCACGGACGCCCTCTGCCTGACCGACCGCAAGCAGGTCCTGGTCTGGGACGGCGACGGCGCCCACCACCGCAGCGAGATCATGGGGCGCCTCGCCGGACCTCTGGAGACCGGCCGCGGCGAGGCCTTCCAGCTGACCTGCGACCTCCTCGACTGCCCGGTGCGCTGGGCGGTCGTCGCCCCGCTCACCGTCGACGACCGGGTGCACGGCGCCCTCGTCGCCTGCGCGCCCCGCGAGTCCGCGGTCCTCGTCCGGGCGGCCGGCGAGGTGGCCCGCTGGGTGTCCGTACAGCTGGAGCTGGCGGATCTGGACCAGTCTCGCACCCGCCTCATCGAGGCCGAGATCAAGGCGCTGCGGGCTCAGATATCCCCGCACTTCATCTTCAACTCGCTCGCGGTGATCGCCTCGTTCGTCCGGACCGACCCCGAGCGTGCCCGCGAACTGCTCCTGGAATTCGCCGACTTCACCCGCTACTCGTTCCGCCGGCACGGCGACTTCACCACGCTCGCCGACGAACTGCACGCCATCGACCACTATCTGGCGCTCGTGCGGGCACGCTTCGGCGACCGCCTCTCCGTCACCCTCCAGATCGCCCCGGAGGTGCTGCCCGTCGCCCTGCCCTTCCTGTGTCTCCAGCCGCTCGTCGAGAACGCCGTCAAGCACGGCTTGGAGGGCAAGGCGGTGTCCTCGGGCAAGTGCCACATCCAGATCACCGCCCAGGACGCGGGTGCCGAGGCCCTGGTCGTCATCGAGGACGACGGCGCCGGCATGGACCCCGACCTGCTCGGCCGCATCCTGGCCCGCGAGGTCAGCCCCTCGGGCGGCATAGGGCTCTCCAACGTCGACGACCGGCTCCGCCAGGTCTACGGCGACGACCACGGCCTCGTCATCGAGACCGCCATGGGCGCGGGCATGAAGATCACCGTCCGGCTTCCCAAGTACCAGCCGGGCGTGCATTCGGCCGGACGGCTGACCCGGGAGTGA